The nucleotide sequence TGCCGTCGATTTGTTGGCACCTTCAACTTTTGATAGCGcctttgttattgttgtaTCACTTGTTgccaataaaaaattgattaacACTTTTCTGGCGCATGCATCGCAAATATGCTAAACTTTGAGCACTCTTTAGCGAGTTTTTGTTCTGCCAAAACGATTATCACTTATATAAAACCGGCTAAAAGGCCCGCAAATTAATAGCCAACGCTATAAGCTGCGCTTTGttatttcaataatatttattttcgcttaTTTAACCCCGCACGTTTAATATctcatcgttttttttttaatgcagAAAAGCGTCGCTTGCGACACACGTAAAAGTGTTTCTTTGTCGTTATATATgaagttgttgctgctgttgctgttgttgttgctattgggGGGTCGAACGCCAAAAAAAGATGCTCGCGCCAAAAACTAAATATGTGGAAAATCCGCGACAGAAGCAAAACAGCGTCCGACTGACCCAGTAAAACTGAAGAAAAAAGTATTCAACTCACAGAGTGGCGAAAGCTTTTTAAGCTTACCACCATTAACAGCTGTTCCCGATGCCTTCTAATGTATCGGCATAACTATCGTACACACACATTATttcgtaaattttaaattatttgattatATGAGTACAAAATGTGAACTATAGTAATGGGATATACTTTTTACAAACGTTAAgcgttattatttttttaaatattgcattttaGTGGATATGTTATAATTTATCTATTTAAAAATTAGATTTGGTATATTTCCGTCAGCTGATTGGTATATTTCAGGCGCTGCATGTACGGCTACACTGAAAAAGAGGAAGAGATAGCCATGACAACAAAACAACTTGTTTTTGATAAATCCTTAAGTTTTCACCGGCCGCTTTTGGAATATTAGCATAAAGTTGAGACGGAAATATAGATCGTTGAAATGGACAAGCCCCAGCTTATTGAGCACCTCCACGAGGCACTCAACTACACGGTGTACGATACGAAATGGGTGCCCCTTTCGGCCAAGTTTGTGATTCTGGGCTCCAAGGCCAACGGGCACGGAATCATGGACATCTACGAACTCAACCAGGATAAGCTGGTGAAAGTGAAGTCCGTAGAGAAGAAGGTTGCCTTCAAATGCGGCACCTTCGGAGCAGCTTCGCTCAGGAACCGCCACATGGCCATCGGAGATTTCGAGGGCAGGCTGCAAGTTCTGTAAGCATAATCCCGCTTAAGTCATTAGATGCTTCTCTGACATGTGTTCTTTGCAGGGATATGGAGCAGCCGGACCTTCCGGTCTACAATGTAAAGGCCCACAACGGCATCATCAACACCATCGACGCGATTGGCGGCACACAAATCGATTGCGGTGCTCCGGAAATCGTTACTGGAAGTCGTGACGGCGCCGTTAAAGTCTGGGATATCCGCCAGGGGCAGGCTCCTGTGGTGGACATGTCGCCGCCGCCGCAAATGGGCGATGGCGTTAACAACAGCAGTGGCCGCCGGGACTGCTGGGCCGTGGCCTTTGGAAATACCTACAACGCTGAGGAGCGCATCGTTGCCGCCGGCTATGATAATGGAGATCTAAAGATATTCGATTTGCGATCCCTTTCCGTACGCTGGGAGGCCACCATGAAGAATGGTATCTGTGGACTGGAGTTCGATCGCCGGGACATTCCCATGAACAAGCTAGCGGTCACCACTTTGGAGGGCGGTCTCCTTGTCTTCGATATGAGAACCCAACATCCGACCAAGGGATTTAGTTACGTGGAGGAACGCAACGCCGGACGCAGCGTGGGAACAAATGGCGTGATCAGCGGACCCAAAGCCACCGTTTGGGTAGTTCGTCATCTGCCCCAGAATCGGGATCTCTTTCTCACGGGCGGCGGAACTGGTTCCATTCGCCTGTGGCAGTACGAGTATCCCGACAGGAGGGTCATTGATGACTCTGATGGAAACAAGTTGGGAGTTGCTGGAGCCCTTAATATGCTTAGTGCAGCCACTTTGAGCTCTCAGCCGGTTCACTGCTTTGACTGGCATCCAGACAAACTGGGCCTAGCCGTCTGTGGAGCATTCGATCAAAGCGTGCGCGTTTTAATTACCACCAAACTAAACACTTTTTAGATGGTGGACATCAAAAGAAACCCATTAAAGAAATGCTTCATACTTGTGATATTGGATGATGGGTTAATTCATaggtttatatttttatgaataCACTTTCATTGCACCTATTGCTAGACAATAAATCCTTAATGCGCAATAGCTTTTAAAATCAGAAAAACTGGATAATCTGCTTGAGCTGAATTATATTACAAATCAAAACTAGcttacaaatatatatcaGCAATAAACTATTTCATGTACAATAAAAAATGActctttttatttgttttgcaattACAAAATAGTATAAAACCTTATATAGTGTATAACTAAGATCGAGACGCATTCATTCGTTCCTGGACAATTTTTGTCAGGTCTTCGATGCGTTTTTCCAGCTGCTCCACTTTTGCAGTCTGTTCTGCCGATACATCCACATTTATGGCTCTCTTCAAAGCATTCAGACAAGATGTTCCCGCCAGTCTGGCTGAATTTAGTTGAGAGGTAATCATTACCTCACTTTCCTCTTGAATGTGCTCTGTGATGGCCGCCACTGAGAGATCGCAGACCTCTAAACAAAGATCTAGGGCTTTTAAAGCGTGCTCCGACTTGGTTTCCCAGCCCAAATGCTTCGGTGTGTACGCACGATACGATTTTACCAGTTTCTCGGCCTTCTTCAGTGGCGTTTGGGCCACCAAGGCGGCCAGTTCCCACACAAGAGGCTCGTTACCATGTTGAATGCTCTGCTGTCCCAGAAGCTTTATGAGTCTTTTGATCAGAGCACTTGAGCCGGCGGGGTCCTCCTTGGAAACTCCGTAAACAATACGGGTTAGCACTTCCTGATCGAGGTAGTGCTGCTTTAGCTCCGCCATGCGCTGGTAAGCCCGCATGGCGTCGTCCCAGTGGGAAGTATCCACGGACACCAGCATGTAGTTCTCCCAAACCTTCCAGTTGCTGTAGTTGCACTTCAAGGCCTCACCAAGAACACGATGGGCCCGCTGTTTGTCACCCAATTTAATCAGGGCCTTGGCTAGGTTATTCCAGGATTCGAATCCATTGGGTTCCAGGTGGGTGTAAgccaaataatatttaacagCCGGCTCCCAGCGTTCCAGTTGGATTGCACAGTAGCCACAGCGCAAAAGAATCGCTTCCTGCAAGTTGTTAATCTCTAGCGAAATCTCGAAGTGATCCATTGCCTGGGCATAATCCGCACTCCTATAGAAATGGTTGCCCCAATAGGCTTGAGCTTTTCCACTTGTCTTTTTGGAATACAACCAAGCCTGCTCATAGAACGAAGGATCATCGATAGCATCGCCAAGGAGGCAGTACAGCAATGCCGTTGGCTTCTTCTCCAGTTCCTGCCTGATGATCTCCGCTGCCTTGTGACGGAGTTCCAGACTCGTGTAGCACTCGATCACCTGCTGCCAGGCGTGTATGCGAAGACAGATGTCCAGAGCTGTTTTGGTCATGCCCAAGGATCGCAGCAAGTCGACAAGCTGTAGCTGCACCTGCCACTTGGGACTCAAGTGGGCGGCGAAACCGTAGGAGAGTCGGGATCGCAGCGATAGCTCCTCCTCGGAGGTGTCAAGCAGTTTGACACACTCCTCGCATTGTTTCCAGCTGCGTTCGACTGTCCTTCTTTGATTCGATTCCTGAAGGCAGTTTAGAAGAAGGGCTGACTGCCGGACTTGGAATGGTCCGTGTTCCTGGTAAAGTAGGGTTTGTGTATACGGCTCCAGTTGTTCATCCGCCAGGCGATCCTTAGGCGTTGAGCGTTTCAATTGCTTTCTGTGTAAAGGAAAGATTTTAGTATATCAGAAAAATATTATGCACCATTAGCCATTCTTACACTTTGGCCAGCACCAGAGCTTGGAGAACACTGGGAAGCGTCATCACTTCGTTGTCCTTCAGTTCCACAAAGCGTATCCGCTCCAGTCGCGTGTCATCCTCCAGAAGAAGCAGTTTTGGCAATTTGGTCGTCTCATTTGTTTGGACGGCTGGAGGCAGAGGCTGCTGCTCGTTTAGATGCTCAACTTTGAGGCAGAGTTGTGGCAGGGCCTTCTGCTGGAATTTGGTGCGTACTCCTAGTAAACCCTCAACTTTTAGCTCCACCTGGAGATGCTTGCACAGTTCATCCAGTATTTGGGAGGCTATTTCAGAGCGATGAAACTGCAGGTAGCCATTGGCCAACTCCAGTAGTAGCAGGGATTGCAGTTCCCTGCTCTCAAACTGATTGAAATGAGCCTGAAGATGTCCAGCTGCTGACTTAAACTGCTCATACAGGGAGGCCGCCAAATCATCCAGCACATGTTGATGCAGGCAGATCAGACGCAATCGCCACCAAATCAGGACCTAAGTATATCGCTCATTAATAAACAGCAGTGCATTTCACTGAAGCCAACAAACCTTTGATTCTGGATGGTTTTCTAAAAGTCCCTCAAGGATTTCCCTGGCAATCAGTAGTAGTTCTACAGATTTTACATTTGGATTCAGTTCCTCGCCGCTGGCCTTCAGTTTCTCGAGTGCGTCGAGTTTCTCCAGCTCTAGTTCACTATGGATTTGTTGGTACTCTTCGAGTTTGTCAAAGGGCCCAGTAAAACTGTTTTGAACAAAAGCGAATATCAGCAGCAGGAAATCCTTGAGTTGTGAGGTGGGATTATCATTCGGATCTGG is from Drosophila melanogaster chromosome 3L and encodes:
- the CG5290 gene encoding uncharacterized protein; protein product: MVADIFSEYYICNFNDAVTVEDLPADETLRQLWTRQKLWTIDELREILQRWQEHVKPDPNDNPTSQLKDFLLLIFAFVQNSFTGPFDKLEEYQQIHSELELEKLDALEKLKASGEELNPNVKSVELLLIAREILEGLLENHPESKVLIWWRLRLICLHQHVLDDLAASLYEQFKSAAGHLQAHFNQFESRELQSLLLLELANGYLQFHRSEIASQILDELCKHLQVELKVEGLLGVRTKFQQKALPQLCLKVEHLNEQQPLPPAVQTNETTKLPKLLLLEDDTRLERIRFVELKDNEVMTLPSVLQALVLAKVKQLKRSTPKDRLADEQLEPYTQTLLYQEHGPFQVRQSALLLNCLQESNQRRTVERSWKQCEECVKLLDTSEEELSLRSRLSYGFAAHLSPKWQVQLQLVDLLRSLGMTKTALDICLRIHAWQQVIECYTSLELRHKAAEIIRQELEKKPTALLYCLLGDAIDDPSFYEQAWLYSKKTSGKAQAYWGNHFYRSADYAQAMDHFEISLEINNLQEAILLRCGYCAIQLERWEPAVKYYLAYTHLEPNGFESWNNLAKALIKLGDKQRAHRVLGEALKCNYSNWKVWENYMLVSVDTSHWDDAMRAYQRMAELKQHYLDQEVLTRIVYGVSKEDPAGSSALIKRLIKLLGQQSIQHGNEPLVWELAALVAQTPLKKAEKLVKSYRAYTPKHLGWETKSEHALKALDLCLEVCDLSVAAITEHIQEESEVMITSQLNSARLAGTSCLNALKRAINVDVSAEQTAKVEQLEKRIEDLTKIVQERMNASRS
- the Wdr92 gene encoding WD repeat domain 92, which codes for MDKPQLIEHLHEALNYTVYDTKWVPLSAKFVILGSKANGHGIMDIYELNQDKLVKVKSVEKKVAFKCGTFGAASLRNRHMAIGDFEGRLQVLDMEQPDLPVYNVKAHNGIINTIDAIGGTQIDCGAPEIVTGSRDGAVKVWDIRQGQAPVVDMSPPPQMGDGVNNSSGRRDCWAVAFGNTYNAEERIVAAGYDNGDLKIFDLRSLSVRWEATMKNGICGLEFDRRDIPMNKLAVTTLEGGLLVFDMRTQHPTKGFSYVEERNAGRSVGTNGVISGPKATVWVVRHLPQNRDLFLTGGGTGSIRLWQYEYPDRRVIDDSDGNKLGVAGALNMLSAATLSSQPVHCFDWHPDKLGLAVCGAFDQSVRVLITTKLNTF